A part of Methanobrevibacter sp. genomic DNA contains:
- the cobT gene encoding nicotinate mononucleotide-dependent phosphoribosyltransferase CobT, with translation MIDGVTTYGSSELTEKLQEVEDEAVFLLTIGTTETSLIEGISGAGPSADLTEYTPASDAEFMVLGEVRCCEAPAETVVGDAAAPTPARLTKAALQVSETPFVIVDAGSKIKPDVEYVNLGSEYGRDIRTGKGVLNPLEIFENAKDLGNELSQRHEMLIIGESIAAGTTTALGVLKALGYEANEKVSGSMPHNPHDLKSKTVNEGLENAGIKPGEADAMQAIGAVGDPTIPAIAGLVIGSDIPIILAGGTQMAATCAVIKSIQPTFDFSRINLATTVFVAADETADLFGILNQIDDNITVNVVDPRFEESEHEGLKNYLKGFVKEGAGAGGAMYTALVLGNSVERLRKKIEKVCK, from the coding sequence ATGATTGATGGTGTAACAACATACGGCTCAAGTGAATTAACAGAAAAATTGCAAGAAGTGGAAGATGAAGCTGTATTCTTACTTACAATAGGCACTACAGAAACCTCATTAATAGAAGGAATTTCAGGGGCAGGACCCTCAGCCGACCTGACCGAATACACACCTGCAAGTGATGCTGAATTTATGGTATTGGGAGAAGTAAGATGCTGTGAAGCACCTGCAGAAACTGTAGTTGGAGATGCAGCAGCACCAACTCCTGCAAGACTTACAAAAGCAGCACTTCAAGTTTCAGAAACCCCCTTTGTAATAGTTGATGCAGGATCAAAAATCAAACCTGACGTCGAATACGTTAATTTGGGCAGCGAATACGGAAGAGACATAAGAACCGGAAAAGGTGTTCTTAACCCATTGGAAATCTTTGAAAATGCAAAGGATTTAGGTAATGAACTGTCACAAAGACATGAAATGCTAATTATTGGTGAAAGTATCGCTGCAGGAACAACAACAGCGCTTGGAGTTCTAAAGGCACTGGGTTATGAAGCAAATGAGAAGGTAAGCGGCAGCATGCCCCATAATCCTCATGATTTAAAGTCAAAAACCGTAAATGAAGGACTTGAAAATGCAGGAATAAAACCTGGAGAGGCTGATGCAATGCAGGCAATCGGTGCAGTAGGAGATCCTACTATTCCGGCAATTGCAGGATTAGTTATTGGATCAGACATTCCAATTATTTTAGCTGGAGGAACACAAATGGCTGCAACCTGTGCTGTTATCAAATCGATTCAACCAACATTTGACTTTTCAAGAATAAATCTTGCAACAACCGTATTTGTAGCCGCTGATGAAACCGCTGATTTATTTGGCATTTTAAACCAAATTGACGACAATATCACTGTGAACGTGGTTGATCCAAGGTTTGAAGAATCAGAACATGAAGGATTGAAAAACTACCTGAAAGGATTTGTCAAGGAAGGTGCAGGTGCCGGCGGCGCAATGTATACTGCACTGGTTTTGGGAAATTCCGTTGAAAGATTAAGAAAAAAAATCGAAAAAGTTTGCAAATAG
- a CDS encoding bifunctional N(6)-L-threonylcarbamoyladenine synthase/serine/threonine protein kinase, which yields MIILISLGIEGTAEKTGVGIVDSDGNILAMAGKQLYPEEGGIHPRLAAEHHAEWIPKLIPQALDESGLKYSDIDLISFSQGPGLGPALRIVATSARSLALSLKKPIIGVNHCIGHVEVGKLDTGAVNPVALYVSGGNSQVIAYESGRYRIFGETLDIAVGNCLDHFGRETGLGHPGGPVIEKLAKKGSYVDLPYIVKGMDFSFSGLLSAALREAEKGTPMEDVCFSLQETAFSMLVEVTERALSHTQKDEVMLCGGVSANSRLREMLKTMSEEHGAKFYMPEMKLCGDNGVMIAWLGLLMCNEFGPMDLKDTNIIQKFRTDEVDIPWIDNTKTYLELPVEFIAKGAESNIVKSEYLGERAVIKDRIPKGYRIPEIDNKIRKARCKEEAKLLSDAKRAGVKTPVLYDVNLADKSLTMEEICGVMLKEVIDEDLAFRLGCEISKLHSADIIHGDITTSNILFDDGKLVFIDFGLGRYSQLKEDKAVDLLVLKKSLQSIDYNLAVKYFDLVLKGYDDDSILKVINDIESRGRYAH from the coding sequence GTGATTATTTTGATAAGTTTAGGAATTGAAGGAACAGCGGAAAAAACCGGTGTAGGCATAGTTGACAGTGACGGCAATATTCTGGCGATGGCTGGAAAACAGTTGTATCCAGAAGAAGGTGGAATTCACCCCCGTTTGGCTGCCGAACACCATGCAGAGTGGATTCCTAAACTGATACCTCAGGCTTTGGATGAATCCGGTCTTAAATATTCAGATATCGATTTGATTTCATTTTCACAGGGTCCTGGATTGGGGCCGGCCTTAAGAATTGTGGCAACTTCAGCTAGAAGTCTTGCATTGTCACTTAAAAAACCAATTATTGGTGTAAATCACTGTATAGGGCATGTTGAAGTTGGAAAACTGGATACTGGTGCGGTAAATCCTGTGGCTTTATATGTAAGTGGAGGCAACAGTCAGGTAATCGCTTATGAAAGTGGAAGATACAGAATATTCGGTGAAACATTGGATATTGCAGTCGGCAATTGTCTTGACCACTTCGGCCGTGAAACCGGTCTGGGGCATCCTGGTGGGCCGGTAATAGAAAAATTGGCGAAAAAAGGTTCATATGTTGATTTGCCGTATATCGTAAAGGGAATGGATTTTTCTTTTTCAGGATTATTGTCAGCGGCATTAAGAGAAGCAGAGAAAGGAACTCCAATGGAGGATGTTTGCTTTTCACTTCAGGAAACTGCTTTTTCAATGCTTGTTGAAGTAACTGAGCGTGCTCTGTCACACACTCAAAAGGATGAGGTAATGCTGTGCGGGGGGGTTTCAGCCAATTCAAGGTTGCGTGAAATGCTCAAAACAATGTCTGAGGAGCATGGAGCTAAATTCTATATGCCTGAAATGAAGCTCTGCGGGGACAATGGTGTCATGATTGCGTGGCTTGGACTTTTGATGTGTAATGAGTTCGGACCGATGGATTTAAAGGATACCAATATCATTCAAAAATTCCGTACTGATGAAGTGGATATTCCATGGATAGACAATACAAAGACCTATCTCGAACTGCCTGTGGAGTTCATCGCTAAAGGTGCTGAGTCAAACATTGTTAAAAGTGAGTATCTAGGTGAAAGGGCAGTCATTAAAGATCGTATTCCAAAAGGCTACAGAATCCCTGAAATTGATAATAAAATCAGAAAGGCAAGATGTAAAGAGGAAGCTAAACTATTGAGTGATGCCAAAAGGGCTGGTGTTAAAACACCAGTTTTATATGATGTTAATTTGGCGGATAAATCCCTTACTATGGAAGAGATTTGTGGAGTAATGCTTAAAGAAGTAATTGATGAAGATTTGGCATTCAGACTTGGCTGTGAAATTTCCAAACTGCATTCTGCTGATATTATTCATGGTGACATTACAACTTCTAATATATTATTTGATGATGGTAAACTTGTTTTCATTGATTTTGGACTTGGAAGATACTCACAATTAAAAGAGGATAAGGCTGTTGATTTACTTGTTTTAAAAAAATCTTTGCAGAGTATTGATTATAATCTTGCTGTCAAATATTTTGATTTGGTATTAAAAGGTTATGATGATGATTCAATACTTAAAGTAATAAATGATATTGAATCTAGAGGAAGATATGCTCATTAG
- a CDS encoding XTP/dITP diphosphatase: MITFITGNEHKVKEAENIFKDYGIELEHIDLGYEEPQGTLEEVALSGAKYASRKLDKPVIVEDAGLFIKALNGFPGTYSHYVQDTIGNEGILKLLKDTDDRYAEFRSVIGYCAPNSEPKTFLGKVEGEIAVDERGDLGFAFDPLFYVPSLDKTFGELTTSEKNQFSHRKNSLKKFIEWYSSQE, encoded by the coding sequence ATGATAACATTTATAACTGGTAACGAACATAAAGTAAAAGAAGCAGAGAATATTTTCAAAGATTATGGCATTGAACTTGAGCATATTGATTTGGGTTACGAAGAACCCCAAGGAACTCTTGAGGAAGTGGCTCTATCAGGCGCAAAATATGCTAGCCGTAAGCTTGACAAACCTGTGATTGTTGAAGATGCTGGTTTATTCATTAAGGCTTTAAATGGATTTCCGGGAACATATTCACATTATGTTCAAGATACTATTGGAAATGAAGGAATTTTAAAGCTATTGAAAGATACTGATGACCGTTATGCCGAATTCAGGTCAGTTATTGGGTACTGTGCCCCCAATTCTGAGCCCAAGACTTTTTTAGGCAAGGTCGAAGGTGAAATCGCAGTTGATGAGAGAGGAGATTTGGGATTTGCATTTGATCCTTTATTTTATGTTCCAAGTCTGGACAAGACTTTCGGAGAACTTACAACTAGTGAGAAAAACCAGTTTTCACATAGAAAAAATTCATTGAAGAAATTTATCGAATGGTATTCTAGTCAAGAATAA
- a CDS encoding 30S ribosomal protein S15, which translates to MARPEWVTYSDEEIEEMILKFNREGKSTSEIGIILRDQYGIPSVKDVTGERITQILKRNDQAGEYPEDLLNLIKRAVNIRDHLEENPKDLHSKRGLTIIEARIRKLASYYVSEGELPEGWRYNPKEAALLVK; encoded by the coding sequence ATGGCAAGACCAGAATGGGTAACTTATAGTGATGAAGAAATTGAAGAAATGATTTTAAAATTCAACAGAGAAGGTAAAAGTACTTCCGAAATCGGTATTATCTTAAGAGACCAATACGGAATTCCATCAGTTAAAGATGTGACCGGTGAAAGAATCACCCAAATCTTAAAAAGAAATGATCAAGCTGGTGAATACCCAGAAGACTTATTAAACTTAATCAAAAGAGCTGTAAACATCAGAGACCACTTAGAAGAAAATCCTAAAGATTTACACTCTAAAAGAGGATTAACTATCATTGAAGCAAGAATCAGAAAATTAGCTTCTTACTATGTAAGTGAAGGCGAATTACCTGAAGGATGGAGATATAATCCAAAAGAAGCAGCACTCCTTGTTAAATAG
- a CDS encoding DHH family phosphoesterase, producing MLNRASEATSMLKEHIENDSVIRLISHNDADGISAAAVIANALAEEDVQFHTTIIPRLKEDIVNQLRSEKYDLFIFSDMGSPFIKEFNTYKHDVIVADHHQVDDTASESNVVHINPHLFEIDGSRDLCGAGSAYLAVRDLDKKHLAYFALVGAFGDMQGQDGFTGVNQLILNDALESGTVEVHEGLKIVSKASEPIFKSLAYTFSPPLPGISGDLEGSQEFLERMNLSYGIKFTDMEDEEKDLLKDALMEINPEIFGDCYTVPKETPLLRDLEEYSYILDACGKNKKQGLGLSIALGERDQALDAALRLQRQYRDQIVKGLEWIKREGAQQLNAIQYLYSEDKVLKSVMGTIASIGLSVKLLDDSKPVIGMSRLHKDIKISGRTTRDMVANGVNLGKALKDSSNNFMGTGGGHDIAAGAMIPYEAKDQFLHLVDEMVEYQLNND from the coding sequence TTGTTAAATAGGGCTAGTGAAGCTACCAGTATGCTCAAAGAGCATATTGAAAATGATAGTGTTATAAGATTAATTTCTCATAACGATGCTGATGGTATATCAGCTGCAGCAGTTATAGCCAATGCTTTAGCTGAGGAAGATGTTCAGTTCCACACAACAATTATTCCACGGTTAAAGGAAGATATAGTAAATCAACTCAGGTCAGAGAAATATGATTTATTTATCTTCTCAGATATGGGTAGTCCATTTATTAAGGAATTTAACACATATAAGCATGATGTTATAGTTGCTGACCACCACCAAGTGGACGATACTGCTTCTGAAAGCAATGTGGTCCACATCAACCCTCATTTGTTTGAAATTGATGGGAGTCGTGATTTATGCGGAGCAGGTTCAGCTTATCTTGCCGTGCGTGATTTGGACAAAAAGCATCTTGCTTATTTTGCTCTTGTAGGTGCATTTGGTGATATGCAAGGCCAAGATGGTTTTACCGGTGTCAATCAGTTGATTTTAAATGATGCACTTGAAAGTGGTACAGTTGAAGTTCATGAAGGATTAAAGATTGTATCTAAAGCTTCTGAACCTATTTTCAAATCTTTAGCTTACACTTTTTCACCGCCACTGCCAGGGATAAGTGGGGATTTGGAAGGTTCTCAGGAATTTCTTGAAAGAATGAATTTGTCTTATGGAATCAAGTTCACAGATATGGAAGATGAAGAAAAGGACCTTCTTAAAGACGCGCTTATGGAAATCAATCCGGAAATTTTCGGTGATTGTTATACAGTTCCGAAAGAAACTCCATTATTGCGTGACTTGGAGGAGTATTCTTATATCCTTGATGCTTGTGGTAAAAACAAAAAACAGGGTTTAGGTTTAAGTATTGCACTTGGAGAACGTGACCAGGCATTGGATGCTGCTTTAAGACTTCAACGCCAATATCGTGACCAAATAGTAAAAGGTCTTGAATGGATTAAACGCGAAGGTGCCCAACAATTAAATGCCATCCAGTATTTATATTCTGAGGATAAGGTTTTAAAATCTGTAATGGGTACAATTGCAAGTATTGGATTGTCTGTTAAATTATTAGATGATTCAAAACCTGTCATTGGAATGTCTAGACTTCACAAGGACATTAAAATATCTGGCAGAACCACCCGTGATATGGTGGCAAATGGAGTTAATTTGGGCAAAGCCCTTAAAGATTCATCAAATAACTTTATGGGAACTGGCGGAGGTCATGACATTGCAGCCGGTGCAATGATACCATATGAAGCAAAAGATCAATTCCTGCACTTAGTGGATGAGATGGTTGAATATCAATTAAATAATGATTAA
- a CDS encoding aconitase X catalytic domain-containing protein — protein sequence MYLTKEEQEMCDGEYGETIRKSMDILVALGDIYGASKLVDITSAQVSGVSYKTIGEAGLEYLQDLAQDGSGKATINASLNPPGTDLDNWKELGFPEYFAIKQNEIVDAYANLGIAKTCTCTPYLVGNVPRFRDHVSWSESSAVAYVNSVIGARSNREGGPAALAAAIVGKTPLYGFHLDQNRKANLVVDVTTELSGADFGALGYIIGKFVGGGIPYFKLQNTPNNNNLKTLGAALASSGSVALYHVEDVTPEFNNNHVEEIEDIMFITDKEITETRESLTTTDKEIDLVCLGCPHASLEEIKEVASVVKGKTIKNKLWICTSVSVKATADRMGYTQIIEAAGGNIVCDTCMVVAPIEEMGFEVIGVNSAKAANYVPSMCGLDVVYGDVENLIQFE from the coding sequence ATGTATTTGACAAAAGAAGAACAAGAAATGTGTGATGGTGAATATGGAGAAACCATCCGTAAAAGTATGGATATTTTAGTGGCATTGGGTGATATTTACGGTGCTTCTAAACTGGTTGACATTACTTCAGCACAGGTATCTGGTGTTTCTTATAAAACAATTGGAGAAGCAGGTCTTGAATACTTGCAGGATCTGGCGCAGGATGGAAGTGGAAAAGCAACTATTAATGCTTCACTGAATCCTCCAGGCACTGATTTGGACAATTGGAAGGAGTTGGGTTTTCCAGAATACTTTGCAATTAAGCAGAATGAGATTGTAGATGCTTATGCCAATCTGGGAATTGCGAAAACATGTACATGTACTCCTTATTTGGTTGGTAATGTTCCAAGATTTAGAGACCATGTGTCATGGTCCGAATCATCTGCTGTAGCCTATGTCAATTCTGTAATTGGTGCTCGCAGTAATCGTGAAGGCGGTCCGGCAGCTCTTGCAGCAGCTATTGTTGGAAAAACTCCGCTTTATGGATTCCATCTAGATCAGAACCGTAAAGCTAATTTGGTTGTTGATGTTACAACTGAATTGTCTGGTGCAGATTTTGGAGCATTAGGTTATATAATAGGTAAATTTGTTGGAGGAGGAATACCTTACTTTAAACTCCAGAACACTCCAAATAATAACAATTTAAAAACTTTGGGAGCGGCACTGGCATCCTCAGGTTCTGTTGCACTTTATCATGTTGAAGATGTAACTCCTGAATTTAATAATAATCATGTTGAAGAAATTGAGGATATAATGTTCATAACTGATAAGGAAATTACTGAAACTCGTGAATCATTAACTACAACTGATAAGGAAATTGATTTAGTTTGTTTAGGTTGTCCTCATGCATCACTTGAAGAAATTAAGGAAGTTGCATCTGTTGTTAAAGGTAAAACTATTAAAAATAAGCTATGGATTTGCACATCTGTTAGTGTAAAGGCTACTGCTGATAGGATGGGTTACACTCAAATAATCGAAGCTGCAGGTGGAAATATTGTGTGTGACACTTGTATGGTTGTGGCTCCAATTGAAGAGATGGGCTTTGAAGTAATTGGAGTAAACTCTGCAAAGGCAGCAAATTATGTTCCGTCTATGTGCGGTCTTGATGTTGTATATGGAGACGTAGAAAATCTTATTCAGTTTGAATAA